The genomic interval TAGTTCCCAGAGTCATCTTGCTGTCCTGCTTGAGCAAGAACTATCAAGCATCTGTGAGATCTTGGATGATGACATCCTGAACCATGCCCGTCTGGAAGTGCGCATCTTTGCTAATTGGCAGTTAGCTCTAGATTTCGTGCAAACGGAGCAGGCTATCCCGATCGCCCTCATGGACTGCATTGAGCCAGACTGGGGCGATCGCTTCTGGGAGGTGCTGCAGAGCCAGTCTCCGCAAACCGTGGGCATTAGCCTGGTGGAACCCTGCGATTCAGCAGACGCTCTTTTTCAGCGATCGCCCAGCCATCGTTTGTTGCTCAAGCCTATACACCGCCCTAGTTTGCGCCTTGCCCTACACCAAGCTCTACGGCAGTATGCGCTTGAAATCCAACAGCAGCAACACCACGCTCAGTTAGCCCAGGTCAACCAACATATTGTTCAGCAAATTGAACAGCGCACCCAGGCCCTGGCTGAGCAAACCCATACCCATGCCCAAATTTTGCATGAGCAGGCCCAGCTTGAAGAAACCCTGCGGCAGTCGGAAGCTAAGTTCTCCATTGCCTTTCGCGCTAGCCCGGTCATTTTGTCCATCACTGACCTTAGCGATCGCCGCTACATTGAAGTCAACAATCGTTTTTTGGAAACCTTTGGCTATGAGCGGGATGAAGTTGTCGGACGCACCACCCTAGAATTTAATAACTGGAATAACTTGGACTCCCGCGAGCAATTTCGTCAACTGCTGCAAGAACAAGGCGTGGTACGGGGGCAGGAAC from Candidatus Obscuribacterales bacterium carries:
- a CDS encoding PAS domain S-box protein; the protein is MDDDILNHARLEVRIFANWQLALDFVQTEQAIPIALMDCIEPDWGDRFWEVLQSQSPQTVGISLVEPCDSADALFQRSPSHRLLLKPIHRPSLRLALHQALRQYALEIQQQQHHAQLAQVNQHIVQQIEQRTQALAEQTHTHAQILHEQAQLEETLRQSEAKFSIAFRASPVILSITDLSDRRYIEVNNRFLETFGYERDEVVGRTTLEFNNWNNLDSREQFRQLLQEQGVVRGQEHEFVTKSGQIITGIVSADIIPVNGNPCILSVIEDITQRKKIEQALKQAELNYRSIFENAIDGIFQTTTDGRYLAANLALVQLYGYATTEEFL